The following coding sequences are from one Panicum hallii strain FIL2 chromosome 5, PHallii_v3.1, whole genome shotgun sequence window:
- the LOC112893107 gene encoding aspartate--tRNA ligase, chloroplastic/mitochondrial: MAASLLRASPLSLLSRLKPRPSALHLRRLLPLSTTSASAAPSSSGPAPQLRTLAAAAATDAAATPAEEAAAPAAAGEKVERLQPLQWPPRDALCGELGVGDAGRRVRLCGWVALRRAHAGLTFLTLRDRSGMVQVTTLPEYPEVYNIVNKLRVESVVAVEGVVRPRPADAINADMKTGAIEVAADRVLVLNSVTRSLPFPVTTADSVKEKFPEEIRLRFRVLDMRRPQMQSNLRLRHNVVKLIRRYLEDEHEFVEIETPVLSKSTPEGARDYLVPSRVQPGTFYALPQSPQLFKQMLMVSGFEKYYQIARCFRDEDLRADRQPEFTQLDMEIAFTSMEDMLKLNEDLMRHVFQAVGGIKLPNPFPRLTYAEAMNRYGTDRPDLRFDWELKDVSDVFLGSGFKVFADTLENGGVIKALCVPGGATVFSNTDLKKGTVYTEASKAGAKGLPFLKVMENGDLEGIGPLVSSLKPEKKEQLVKLLDAKAGDLILFALGEQSSANRVLGRLRLFIAHKLEVIDTSAHSVLWVTDFPMFEWNSDEQRYEALHHPFTAPNPEDMNDLPSARALAYDMIYNGVEIGGGSLRIYKSDVQQRIFEIIGISPEQAEEKFGYLLESFDMGAPPHGGIAYGLDRLVMLLAGESSIRDVIAFPKTTTAQCALTKAPSAVDPQQLKDLAFPKSTL, encoded by the exons ATGGCGGCCTCCCTGCTCCGCGCCtcgcccctctccctcctctcgcGCCTAAAGCCCAGGCCGTCCGCGTTgcacctccgccgcctcctcccgctCTCCACCACCTCGGCCTCGGCCGCGCCCTCGTCCTCCGGCCCCGCGCCCCAGCTCCGAACCctagcggccgcggcggcgaccgaCGCGGCAGCGAccccggcggaggaggcggcggcgcccgccgcgGCGGGTGAGAAGGTCGAGAGGCTGCAGCCACTGCAGTGGCCGCCGAGGGACGCGCTGTGCGGCGAGCTCGGCGTCGGGGACGCCGGCCGCAGGGTGCGGCTCTGCGGATGGGTCGCGCTacgccgcgcgcacgccgggCTCACCTTTCTCACCCTGCGCGACCGCTCCGGGATGGTTCAG GTGACAACATTGCCAGAGTACCCAGAAGTTTACAACATAGTAAACAAGTTGAGAGTTGAGTCAGTGGTTGCTGTTGAGGGGGTGGTCCGGCCACGCCCAGCAGATGCCATCAATGCAGATATGAAGACTGGGGCTATAGAG GTTGCTGCTGATCGTGTTTTAGTGCTGAACTCAGTAACTCGTTCATTGCCGTTTCCAGTTACAACTGCTGACTCTGTAAAAGAGAAGTTTCCGGAAGAAATTAGATTGAG GTTTAGAGTGCTGGACATGCGTCGTCCTCAAATGCAGTCGAACCTGCGGTTGCGCCATAATGTTGTTAAACTCATCCGACGTTACTTGGAGGATGAACATGAATTTGTTGAG ATTGAGACTCCAGTTTTATCCAAGTCTACACCAGAAGGTGCTCGGGACTATCTTGTACCATCAAGAGTTCAG CCAGGAACATTCTATGCTCTCCCTCAAAGCCCTCAGTTGTTCAAGCAAATGTTGATGGTTTCTGGCTTTGAAAAATATTACCAGATTGCAAG GTGCTTCCGTGATGAAGATTTGCGTGCGGACAGGCAACCAGAGTTTACACAACTTGATATGGAGATTGCCTTTACATCAATGGAGGATATGTTGAAGTTAAATGAAGATTTGATGAGACAT GTTTTTCAAGCGGTAGGAGGTATCAAGCTGCCAAATCCATTTCCAAGGTTAACATATGCAGAGGCAATGAATCGCTATGGGACAGATAGGCCTGACCTTCGGTTTGATTGGGAGCTGAAAGAT GTTAGCGATGTATTTTTGGGAAGTGGCTTCAAGGTTTTTGCTGATACCTTGGAAAATGGAGGTGTAATAAAGGCACTGTGTGTTCCTGGTGGTGCCACGGTGTTTTCAAACACTGACCTAAAGAAAGGAACAGTTTACACTGAAGCTTCCAAAGCTGGAGCCAAGGGCCTGCCTTTCCTCAAAGTTATGGAGAATG GGGATCTTGAAGGAATTGGTCCGCTGGTATCAAGTCTGAAACCTGAAAAGAAAGAGCAGCTCGTGAAACTTCTGGATGCAAAGGCGGGCGATCTTATCCTGTTTGCACTGGGTGAGCAATCATCAGCTAACCGGGTTCTTGGCCGGTTAAGATTATTTATTGCTCATAAGCTGGAAGTGATAGACACG TCAGCACATTCAGTTCTTTGGGTGACAGATTTTCCAATGTTCGAATGGAACAGTGATGAGCAGAGATATGAG GCCCTACACCATCCTTTCACTGCACCAAATCCTGAAGATATGAATGATCTACCATCAGCTCGTGCCCTGGCTTATGACATGATTTACAATGGTGTGGAG ATTGGAGGGGGCAGTTTGAGAATCTACAAAAGTGATGTACAGCAAAGAATTTTTGAGATCATTGGTATCTCACCTGAACAA GCGGAGGAGAAATTTGGCTACCTTTTAGAATCTTTCGACATGGGTGCTCCTCCACATG GAGGCATTGCCTATGGATTGGATCGGTTGGTGATGCTCTTGGCTGGTGAGAGCTCAATCCGGGATGTGATAGCATTCCCCAAGACCACGACAGCTCAGTGTGCACTCACCAAAGCACCATCTGCTGTAGATCCTCAGCAACTGAAGGATCTTGCCTTCCCAAAGTCTACTTTGTAA
- the LOC112892823 gene encoding uncharacterized protein LOC112892823: MVLNLNAVATSLPSACARPALRRHGALEHADRRRRGTRADREALLRRPREARALRGGRRGRRRLPLRPPRRARPRRGRGAATGGSGVRRGKLLREPRRRRGPPAKGPCLYRLLPRGAARLRGHGHHGTAAVPVRPPRVPLQRRRVAGGRLRAPLRVPVLLPRQRRRRAREGRRDTELHFLEACFCRRPDGSAATARRGAGRSGDAFYRCCARDERHGGRDVFPCRFRVTDERGRTTVAVTCAKAGDGEDPSVSARPDAGLGHEAAGPPTSYAIMDDLVVKPIEAGLSGSAMLPALGVAADTDDVREETVPFGYKEGLGLLLASLRSKTALTDVFLPALARATRRRRQ; encoded by the exons ATGG TCCTCAACCTCAACGCCGTCGCCACGTCCCTGCCTTCTGCTTGCGCGCGCCCCGCGCTTCGACGGCATGGCGCCCTCGAGCACGcggaccgccgccgccgaggcacGCGCGCGGACCGTGAGGCTCTTCTTCGACGGCCCCGGGAGGCGCGTGCTCTTCGcggaggccggcgagggcgccgccgccttcctctCCGCCCTCCTCGCCGAGCCCGTCCGCGCCGCGGTCGGGGAGCTGCTACAGGAGGATCCGGCGTCCGCCGCGGCAAGCTGCTTCGggaacctcgccgccgccgaggccctCCTGCCAAGGGGCCCTGCCTCTACCGCCTCCTCCCGCGCGGTGCCGCCCGCCTCCGAGGGCATGGGCATCATGGCACGGCGGCTGTTCCGGTGCGGCCACCTCGGGTGCCGCTGCAGCGACGTCGCGTCGCGGGAGGCCGGCTCCGCGCGCCCCTGCGCGTCCCCGTCCTGCTCCCGCgccaacggcggcggcgcgcccgGGAGGGGAGGCGCGACACGGAGCTCCACTTCCTGGAGGCCTGCTTCTGCCGCCGCCCGGACGGGTCCGCCGCGAcggcccgccgcggcgccgggcgGAGCGGGGACGCCTTCTACCGCTGCTGCGCGCGCGACGAGAGGCACGGCGGCCGCGACGTCTTCCCGTGCCGCTTCCGCGTTACGGACGAGCGCGGCCGGACCACCGTGGCGGTCACGTGCGCcaaggccggcgacggcgaggaccCATCCGTCTCCGCTCGTCCGGACGCGGGGCTTGGCCACGAGGCCGCGGGACCTCCTACCAGCTACGCCATCATGGACGACCTCGTCGTGAAGCCAATTGAAGCCGGCCTGAGCGGCTCCGCGATGCTCCCCGCCCTCGGCGTCGCGGCCGACACGGACGACGTGCGCGAGGAGACCGTGCCGTTCGGGTACAAGGAG GGTTTGGGCCTGCTCTTGGCCTCGCTGCGCTCCAAGACGGCTCTGACGGACGTCTTCCTACCCGCCCTCGCTCGGGCGACCCGGCGGCGCCGCCAGTGA
- the LOC112893111 gene encoding uncharacterized protein LOC112893111: MELQLIDSGALTPLVLSRDSSASEDGKELCKSLKAGDGAPLFDGDGNFAGMNLLLDTGSWSCVQMSVIIEQLEQLEKRIKLRVSRTVDRSRHKAPCTRDGWRRNGKHYSTNPKAIELTAQDPSEDVDSLGYPMQPETAMEGGMVLVNTFEENFGDLFDACEGVWSMLSKTVAENLSRSVVSLASYDGKTRFFACSGVIIEWKGCSSR; the protein is encoded by the exons ATGGAATTACAGCTTATTGACTCTGGTGCATTAACACCCTTGGTGCTGTCTAGAGATTCAAGTGCTTCTGAAGATGGCAAAGAGCTTTGTAAGTCCTTGAAG GCTGGGGATGGTGCGCCACTTTTTGATGGTGATGGAAACTTTGCTGGCATGAACCTTCTTTTGGATACAGGAAGCTGGTCTTGTGTGCAAATGAGTGTAATTATTGAACAATTGGAGCAACTTGAGAAAAGGATTAAATTGCGTGTGAGCAGAACGGTTGATCGATCCAG ACATAAAGCTCCTTGCACACGCGATGGATGGAGACGAAATGGAAAACACTATAGCACCAACCCGAAAG CAATTGAACTTACTGCCCAGGATCCGTCGGAGGATGTTGACTCCTTGGGTTATCCCATGCAACCAGAAACTGCAATGGAGG GTGGCATGGTTTTGGTTAACACTTTTGAAGAGAATTTTGGTGACTTGTTTGATGCTTGTGAAGGTGTCTGGAGTATGCTCAGTAAAACAGTTGCAGAGAATTTATCCCGAAGTGTTGTCTCCCTTGCTTCATACGATG GGAAAACGAGGTTTTTCGCTTGTTCAGGCGTGATTATAGAATGGAAGGGGTGCTCCTCGAG ATGA
- the LOC112892824 gene encoding uncharacterized protein LOC112892824 — MAASATTLSVKLLIDRKAQRVLFAEAGKDVVDFLFSLLALPVATAVKLVGEGSVAGSVGNLYASVDRLDSTYVQPGAAKDSLLRPAVLSAAAAGSSLLCLPAPPSGQPKSFYRCSYLQTSTCYHYVTDASGTSCPQCGKKMTAVVQYVPPAQKQEQDVYTGATKGFVQGIVTYTVLDNLTVTPMSTISGITLLNTFTVRDLADLQERTAQLGYNEVSPLSLGLSSVLKHWSAFDILLCINVRHFDMTSLQGLAILKASLQSNTVLTDVFLGNKKARRGRA; from the coding sequence ATGGCAGCCTCCGCCACCACGCTGAGCGTGAAGCTCCTCATCGACCGGAAGGCGCAGCGGGTGCTGTTCGCGGAGGCGGGCAAGGACGTCGTCGACTTCCTCTTCTCCCTGCTCGCGCTGCCCGTCGCCACGGCCGTGAAGCTGGTCGGGGAGGGTTCCGTGGCCGGCAGCGTCGGCAACCTATACGCCAGCGTCGACAGGCTCGACTCCACCTACGtccagcccggcgccgccaaGGACTCCCTgctccgccccgccgtgctctccgccgccgcggccggcagCTCCCTCCTCTGcctgccggcgccgccgtccgggCAGCCAAAGAGCTTCTACCGATGCAGCTACCTCCAGACTAGCACCTGTTACCACTACGTGACGGACGCCAGCGGCACGAGCTGTCCGCAATGCGGCAAGAAGATGACGGCGGTGGTGCAGTATGTGCCGCCGGCCCAGAAGCAGGAGCAGGACGTCTACACCGGAGCCACCAAAGGGTTCGTGCAGGGCATCGTGACGTACACGGTGCTGGACAACCTGACGGTGACGCCCATGTCGACCATCTCCGGCATCACCCTGCTCAACACCTTCACGGTGAGGGACCTCGCCGACCTCCAGGAGAGGACCGCGCAGCTCGGCTACAACGAGGTCAGTCCACTGTCGTTGGGCCTTTCGTCTGTTCTGAAGCATTGGTCTGCTTTTGACATACTGCTGTGCATCAACGTTCGACACTTCGACATGACTTCTCTGCAGGGCTTGGCGATCCTGAAGGCGTCGCTGCAGTCCAATACCGTCCTGACCGATGTCTTCCTCGGCAACAAGAAGGCCCGTCGAGGTCGTGCTTGA
- the LOC112892825 gene encoding uncharacterized protein LOC112892825 — protein sequence MAADTTAAALSMKLLVDRKAQRVLFAEASKEVVDFLFSLLALPVATAVKLVGKDAMVGCVGNLYASVEKLDGTYVQAGAAKDALLSPTVLLPAGGASSSLLRLPEAPSPGQPQRYFRCNRSCSDYVTDASDTICPSCCNQMGTTLKYVAPSSGQQAQNGSAGEAKGFVQGIVTYTVLDDLTVTPMSTICGITLLNAFAVRDLGDLQEKTVQFGYNEGLAILKASLQSKTVLTDVFLGNEKSPARGHA from the exons ATGGCAGCAGACACGACCGCCGCCGCGCTGAGCATGAAACTCCTCGTCGACCGCAAGGCGCAGCGGGTGCTGTTCGCGGAGGCGAGCAAGGAGGTCGTTGACTTCCTCTTCTCCCTCCTCGCGCTGCCCGTCGCCACGGCCGTGAAGCTGGTGGGGAAGGACGCCATGGTGGGGTGCGTCGGCAACCTCTACGCGAGCGTCGAGAAGCTCGACGGCACCTACGTCCAGGCCGGCGCCGCCAAGGACGCGCTCCTGTCCCCTACGGTGCTCTTGCCGGCGGGGGGCGCCAGcagctccctcctccgcctGCCCGAGGCGCCGTCGCCTGGGCAGCCACAGAGATACTTCAGGTGCAACCGCAGCTGCTCCGACTACGTGACGGACGCGAGCGATACCATCTGTCCGAGCTGCTGCAACCAGATGGGGACGACATTGAAGTACGTGGCGCCAAGCTCCGGCCAGCAGGCGCAGAACGGCTCCGCCGGGGAAGCGAAAGGGTTCGTGCAGGGCATCGTGACGTACACGGTGCTGGACGACCTGACGGTGACGCCCATGTCCACCATCTGCGGCATCACCCTGCTCAACGCCTTCGCGGTGCGGGACCTCGGGGATCTCCAGGAGAAGACCGTGCAGTTCGGCTACAACGAG GGTCTGGCGATCCTCAAGGCGTCGCTGCAGTCCAAGACTGTCCTCACCGACGTCTTCCTCGGCAACGAGAAATCCCCTGCCCGCGGCCATGCTTGA
- the LOC112892826 gene encoding uncharacterized protein LOC112892826 — protein sequence MATPAAVALSMKLLVDRKARRVLFAEAGKDVVDFLFSLLALPVATAVKLVGEGSVAGSVGNLYASVDRLDSTYVQPGAAKDALLSPTVLLPAGGASSSLLRLPEPSSVEPESFYRCTNTSNDNCSSYITDEHGKSCPTCRCSMTTAAQYLSPARSDQQTAGGSAEGLVQGVVTYTVMDNLAVTPMSAISGITLLNTFAVRDLADLQEKTVQLGHDEGLAILKASLESKTVLTDVFLGDKKCPTQGRTASFTDPRRVLFAEAGKDAVDFLCSLLALPLATVAALIGAGSVAGRVGTLYASAERLDDSYVLPGADKSVLLRPAPADSPTATASSCS from the exons ATGGCAacccccgccgccgtcgcgctgAGCATGAAGCTCCTCGTCGACCGGAAGGCGCGGCGGGTGCTGTTCGCGGAGGCGGGCAAGGACGTCGTCGACTTCCTCTTCTCCCTGCTCGCGCTGCCCGTCGCCACGGCCGTGAAGCTGGTCGGGGAGGGCTCCGTGGCCGGCAGCGTCGGCAACCTCTACGCCAGCGTCGACAGGCTCGACTCCACCTACGtccagcccggcgccgccaaGGACGCGCTCCTATCGCCTACGGTGCTCTTGCCGGCAGGGGGCGCCAGcagctccctcctccgcctGCCGGAGCCGTCGTCCGTGGAGCCGGAGTCCTTCTACAGATGCACCAACACTAGCAATGACAACTGCAGCTCCTACATCACGGACGAGCACGGTAAGTCGTGCCCGACCTGTCGCTGCTCCATGACGACGGCAGCGCAGTACCTCTCGCCGGCGAGGTCCGACCAGCAGACGGCGGGGGGCTCGGCGGAAGGGCTCGTGCAGGGCGTCGTGACGTACACGGTGATGGACAACCTGGCGGTGACGCCCATGTCCGCCATCTCCGGCATCACCCTGCTCAACACCTTCGCGGTGAGGGACCTCGCCGACCTCCAGGAGAAAACCGTGCAGCTCGGCCACGACGAG GGTCTGGCGATTCTGAAGGCATCGCTGGAGTCCAAGACCGTGCTCACCGACGTCTTCCTCGGCGACAAGAAG TGCCCAACACAAGGTCGTACGGCCTCCTTCACCGATCCCCGGCGCGTGCTGTTCGCGGAGGCCGGCAAGGACGCCGTCGACTTCCTTTGCTCCCTCCTCGCCCTGCCCCTCGCCACGGTCGCCGCGCTGATCGGGGCGGGCTCCGTGGCCGGCAGAGTCGGCACGCTCTACGCCAGCGCCGAGCGGCTCGACGACTCCTACGTCCTGCCCGGCGCCGACAAGAGCGTGCTCCTCCGCCCCGCGCCCGCAGACTCGCCGACCGCAACCGCCAGCAGCTGCAGCTAA